One part of the Parambassis ranga chromosome 8, fParRan2.1, whole genome shotgun sequence genome encodes these proteins:
- the trpm4a gene encoding transient receptor potential cation channel subfamily M member 4a isoform X2, producing MIELDREKDGVGGKSGSEKEKDQSWIPKIIKKRVCTTFVEDSFSNGALCQCGGVRDVHTSVATGDYFGAAIVTQWDSKQHSSEYPTDAFGELEFAGAGRRHSHFLRLSCDTPPDIVYTLMTAHWGLPSPNLVVSVVGGEGHEKIKTWVRDVLRKGLVRAAQSTGAWILTGGLREGVARCVGEAVRDHGAAAPALSQKKVIAVGLAPWGLVHNRQQLVNAQGSFPARYYVQNASRDSCCLDNNCQAFLLVDDGSVGRHRGETAFRANLEDYISHQRTGIWGSGNIEIPVLCMLISGDSSMLERVDASMRKSTPWLVLAGSGPAADFIGELLGNLPTVSLSPTSPPSEVETVEGLSTEFRDRVREKVRKHFPAEGDLQKLVDSALSIYHNRDLITVFQQEQEGSDDFDTVLLKALVRASKRVSSEAREYIEELKLAVAWNRVDIAKTELFNGGIQWKYEDLEDSMTDALINDKPQFVRLFCENGLNILDYLTYQRLESLYGSLSDSSLAYMLLQRRLTERVGLAESMSHSDGDVMLPLKNPLNLQNEPALAKELSLYEVSRLLGELLGDVCQPFYYGPLGLDHGISTRRALKQVNKLLLGECVYRAQRCLSPWAALFIWAVLQNRREMSVYFWEMAGESVLSALGACKLLRELSKLESEAENKLALKQLAMTFENLAHDVFGECYQNSENRSFTLLIRKSVVWGGATCLQMATLADARLFFSHDGVQSLLSHIWWGDMERSTDVWKLVLTFFLPPLIYTDLINFREQEEEVKSPAVLQGVEADSLDGNDGTVFSFSDIIQSEEDAEEFGPPKEGTLPPHSKRPFVISRWRQFWYAPVTSFLGNVLMYFLFLCLFAYVLLVDFKPAPPKGPSTLELVLYFWVFTLVCEEIRQTFFVGSTFVLQRMRNYIQDKWNKCDLTAITLFILALCCRMFPWSYQFGRAVMAIDFMVFTLRLIHIFAVHKQLGPKIIIVGKMVKDVFFFLFFLAVWVMAYGVANQALLYSYDPRPNWIFRRVFYRPYLHIFGQIPIEDMDTDKLRQINCTHNATLIEAGAEPCLSNYANWVVVILLVIYLLFTNIVLVNLLIAMFSYTFSKVQEHSDTYWKFQRYNLIVEYHSRPCLAPPFIILSHLHLFIKRQIRRIPSLKNQHFVLELRGREASRLNTWEAIQKENLLSAQSKLQRESDTARLKRTSVKVDSVLKQMAEIRDHDRRLQLLETQLEYCCSALAWMTDALHQSNLIKASRPPSLHRAVSDLTAGSPGLKD from the exons AGCTGGATTCCCAAGATCATCAAGAAGCGAGTGTGCACCACATTTGTTGAAGACTCTTTCAG taatgGAGCATTGTGTCAGTGTGGTGGTGTGCGGGACGTGCACACCTCTGTTGCAACGGGGGATTACTTTGGTGCAGCTATCGTTACCCAGTGGGACAGCAAGCAGCATTCGTCAGAGTATCCCACCGACGCCTTTGGAGAGCTGGAGTTTGCCGGTGCTGGACGAAGACACAGTCAT TTTTTGCGTCTATCATGTGACACACCACCTGATATTGTCTACACCCTGATGACTGCTCACTGGGGTCTGCCCTCACCCAACCTGGTGGTGTCGGTGGTCGGGGGCGAAGGCCATGAGAAGATCAAAACATGGGTGAGGGATGTCCTGAGGAAGGGGCTGgtcagagctgcacagagcacag GGGCCTGGATCTTGACGGGGGGTCTGAGAGAGGGTGTGGCGCGCTGTGTTGGTGAAGCAGTGCGGGACCACGGGGCGGCGGCTCCGGCTCTCTCTCAGAAGAAAGTGATCGCCGTGGGACTGGCCCCCTGGGGTCTAGTTCACAACAGGCAGCAGCTTGTCAACGCCCAG GGAAGTTTCCCAGCTCGGTACTACGTCCAGAATGCGTCACGTGACTCCTGCTGCCTGGACAACAACTGTCAGGCTTTCCTCTTGGTGGATGATGGGAGCGTTGGCCGGCATCGGGGAGAGACAGCCTTTCGTGCTAATCTGGAGGACTACATTTCCCATCAGCGCACTGGCATTTGGG GTAGCGGCAACATTGAAATCCCAGTGCTTTGCATGCTCATTTCAGGAGATTCCAGCATGCTGGAG AGAGTAGATGCCTCTATGAGGAAATCTACGCCCTGGCTGGTTCTTGCTGGTTCTGGTCCAGCTGCAGATTTTATTGGTGAACTGCTGGGGAATCTCCCCACTGTTTCCCTCAGTCCCACCTCTCCTCCATCGGAGGTAGAGACTGTTGAGGGTCTCAGCACGGAGTTCCGCGACAGGGTCCGTGAGAAGGTCCGGAAACACTTCCCAGCTGAAGGTGATCTGCAGAAGCTGGTAGACAGT GCTCTGAGTATTTATCACAACAGAGACCTCATCACTGTTTTCCAGCAGGAACAGGAGGGCTCTGATGATTTTGATACAGTTCTCCTCAAAGCACTTGTTAGAG cTAGTAAACGTGTGTCCAGTGAAGCCAGAGAGTACATCGAGGAGCTGAAACTGGCTGTGGCCTGGAACAGAGTAGACATTGCCAAAACTGAGCTCTTCAATGGAGGCATACAGTGGAAG TACGAGGACCTCGAGGACTCCATGACCGATGCACTGATCAACGACAAACCACAGTTTGTGCGGCTCTTCTGTGAAAATGGTCTGAATATTCTGGACTACCTGACATACCAGCGCTTGGAGAGCTTGTATGGCTCACTATCAGACAGCTCCTTGGCCTACATGCTTCTCCAGAGACGTCTGACTGAGAGAGTGGGCCTGGCTGAATCCATGTCACATTCAGATGGAGATGTGATGCTACCTCTGAAGAATCCCCTGAATTTGCAAAACGAACCTGCTTTAGCAAAAGAGCTCAGCCTGTatgag GTGTCTCGCCTGCTGGGGGAACTCTTAGGTGATGTCTGCCAGCCTTTCTACTATGGACCTCTGGGCCTTGACCACGGCATTAGCACCAGGAGGGCTCTCAAGCAAGTCAATAAGTTGCTTCTAGGGGAGTGTGTGTACCGGGCCCAGCGCTGCCTCTCACCCTGGGCTGCTCTCTTCATCTGGGCTGTCTTACAGAACCGCAGAGAAATGTCTGTGTACTTCTGGGAGATG GCAGGAGAGTCTGTGTTGAGCGCTCTGGGTGCCTGTAAGTTGTTGAGGGAGCTTTCAAAGCTCGAGAGCGAGGCTGAGAACAAGCTGGCCCTAAAACAGCTGGCAATGACGTTTGAGAACCTGGCACATG ATGTGTTCGGTGAGTGTTACCAGAACAGCGAGAATCGATCCTTCACTCTTCTTATAAGGAAGTCTGTGGTTTGGGGCGGGGCTACCTGCCTGCAGATGGCCACCTTGGCAGATGCTCGACTGTTCTTCAGTCACGATGGCGTTCAG TCTCTGCTGTCTCATATCTGGTGGGGTGACATGGAAAGAAGTACAGATGTTTGGAAACTAGTTCTCACCTTCTTCCTGCCTCCGCTGATCTACACAGACCTCATTAACTTCAG GGAACAAGAGGAGGAGGTCAAGTCTCCTGCAGTCCTCCAGGGTGTAGAGGCCGACAGCCTGGATGGGAATGATGGCACTGTCTTCTCCTTTTCTGACATTATACAGAG TGAGGAAGATGCAGAGGAGTTCGGGCCTCCTAAAGAAG GCACTTTGCCCCCACATTCCAAGAGACCATTTGTCATCTCACGGTGGAGACAGTTCTGGTACGCCCCCGTCACCTCATTCCTCGGCAACGTGTTGATgtacttcctcttcctttgcCTATTTGCCTATGTTCTGTTGGTGGACTTCAAACCTGCACCGCCCAAGGGCCCCTCCACTCTGGAGCTGGTGCTTTACTTTTGGGTATTCACCTTAGTGTGCGAAGAGATCCGGCAG ACCTTCTTTGTGGGCAGCACATTTGTGCTCCAGAGGATGAGGAACTACATTCAGGATAAGTGGAACAAGTGCGACCTCACGGCAATCACTCTCTTCATTTTGGCACTGTGCTGCAG AATGTTTCCCTGGTCGTATCAGTTTGGCCGAGCAGTGATGGCCATAGATTTTATGGTTTTCACGCTACGACTGATCCACATCTTTGCTGTCCACAAACAGCTCGGGCCAAAGATCATCATTGTCGGCAAAATG GTCaaagatgttttcttcttccttttctttctggcTGTGTGGGTCATGGCGTACGGAGTGGCCAATCAGGCTCTCCTGTACTCGTACGACCCTCGTCCTAACTGGATATTCCGACGAGTGTTTTACAGACCCTACCTGCACATTTTTGGACAAATTCCTATTGAGGACATGGACA CTGATAAACTGCGTCAAATAAACTGCACACACAACGCCACATTGATCGAAGCGGGAGCAGAGCCCTGTCTGAGCAACTACGCCAACTGGGTGGTCGTCATCCTGCTTGTCATCTACCTGCTGTTTACCAACATAGTGCTGGTCAACCTGCTCATTGCTATGTTCAG CTACACCTTCTCCAAAGTGCAGGAGCACAGTGACACCTACTGGAAGTTTCAGCGTTACAACCTGATTGTGGAGTACCACTCCAGACCCTGTCTGGCACCACCCTTCATCATCCTCTCGCACCTACACCTCTTCATCAAAAGACAGATTCGCCGCATCCCCTCATTGAAAAACCAACACTTTG TTCTGGAGCTGCGGGGCAGAGAGGCCAGCCGACTCAACACATGGGAGGCTATCCAGAAAGAAAACCTCCTCTCAGCTCAGAGTAAGCTGCAGAGGGAGAGCGACACGGCGCGACTTAAACGTACATCAGTCAA GGTGGACAGCGTGCTGAAGCAAATGGCAGAGATCCGTGATCACGATCGAAGATTGCAGCTGCTAGAGACACAG